In the genome of Raphanus sativus cultivar WK10039 chromosome 4, ASM80110v3, whole genome shotgun sequence, one region contains:
- the LOC108852559 gene encoding uncharacterized protein LOC108852559, which produces MANVVARDVDEELSLFLEMRRREKKVQGVSSLSEPGTNSVDETTTTESLVSTTTRYVHQRRSAIEKFLDSENNKSDYEWLLAAPETLGEKKEAQENSMVQPKQPKAARSTALKPRVENIQQEPVTLSVKASKQIPRLVSSTPVRKQSNTIAEPKTKSKPSRQATPTPRTTSSSTRPTNSARNPSPVCKASSIKSNPRASSCTRSSSVGKSAPTAAKSTSLTIREIPARPVSASRGRGYNSSGGRSSKTSDDVNPVLMGTQMVERVVNMRKLPPPKHDDKMNSGFGRTLSRSSLDMAMRHMNIKHSVPGNLRVTSIATKSMLDKKESSPSSY; this is translated from the exons ATGGCGAACGTTGTGGCTCGAGACGTAGATGAAGAACTCTCTCTGTTCCTGGAGATGCGAAGGCGCGAGAAGAAGGTTCAAGGCGTTTCTTCTCTCTCAGAGCCTG GAACAAACAGTGTTGACGAGACTACTACCACAGAGAGTTTAGTGTCAACAACCACGAGATACGTTCATCAGCGTAGGAGCGCTATTGAAAAGTTCTTGGACTCCGAGAACAACAAATCTGATTATGAGTG GTTACTTGCTGCTCCAGAGACACTAGGTGAGAAGAAAGAAGCGCAAGAGAACTCTATGGTTCAACCTAAGCAGCCTAAAGCAGCTAGGTCCACTGCTCTAAAACCACGG gtCGAAAACATTCAGCAAGAGCCTGTGACGTTGAGCGTTAAGGCTTCCAAGCAAATCCCAAGATTGGTTTCTTCAACACCTGTAAGGAAACAATCCAACACCATTGcagaaccaaaaacaaaaagtaagcCTTCAAGACAAGCCACCCCAACTCCACGAACCACATCATCTTCCACAAGACCAACCAACTCTGCTCGGAATCCGAGTCCAGTTTGTAAAGCCTCTTCAATCAAATCAAACCCACGAGCATCTTCCTGTACACGTTCATCCTCTGTGGGGAAGTCTGCTCCTACTGCGGCTAAGTCAACATCTTTAACAATCCGTGAAATACCAGCTAGACCTGTCTCAGCTTCCAGAGGCAGAGGATACAACAGCTCTGGTGGGAGATCGTCCAAGACTAGCGATGATGTGAACCCTGTTTTGATGGGGACTCAAATGGTGGAAAGAGTGGTGAACATGAGGAAACTACCACCTCCGAAACATGACGATAAGATGAACTCGGGATTCGGGAGAACTCTCTCTAGGTCGTCTCTTGATATGGCCATGAGGCACATG AACATAAAGCATAGCGTTCCGGGGAATCTACGGGTAACAAGCATTGCAACAAAGTCAATGTTGGACAAGAAGGAGTCATCGCCATCCTCTTACTAA
- the LOC108855059 gene encoding vacuolar cation/proton exchanger 1 encodes MAGIVPEQWSAAENGNATMTAKGSSRELRYGGRTAHSMSSSSLRKKSDLRVIQKVPYKGLKDFLSNLQEVILGTKLAILFPAIPAAIIGTYCGFSQPWIFGLSLLGLTPLAERVSFLTEQLAFYTGPTLGGLLNATCGNATELIIAILALTNHKVAVVKYSLLGSILSNLLLVLGTSLFCGGIKNLQREQRFDRKQADVNFFLLLMGLLCHLLPMLFGYVATGETSADLIADMSLNLSRASSIVMLISYIAYLVFQLFTHRQLFDAQDQDDAYNDDVTEEETAVIGFWSGFVWLVGMTLVIALLSEYVVATIEDASESWGLSVSFISIILLPIVGNAAEHAGAIIFAFKNKLDISLGVALGSATQIGLFVVPLTIIVAWIIGINMDLNFNLLETGSLALSIIITAFTLQDGTSHYMKGLVLLLCYIIIAICFFVDKLPQKQPNVIHLGHQVMNNVAAAVGEGVFSS; translated from the exons ATGGCGGGGATCGTTCCAGAACAATGGTCAGCGGCGGAGAACGGGAACGCAACCATGACTGCGAAGGGATCGAGCAGAGAGCTGAGATATGGAGGAAGAACAGCTCACAGCATGTCTTCTTCATCGTTGAGGAAAAAATCAGACCTCCGAGTGATCCAGAAGGTTCCTTACAAAGGTCTTAAAGATTTTCTCTCTAATCTTCAAGAAGTCATTCTCGGCACAAAGCTTGCCATTCTTTTTCCGGCCATACCAGCTGCCATTATTGGCACTTATTGCGGCTTCAGTCAG CCATGGATATTTGGACTGAGCTTGCTAGGACTCACACCTTTGGCTGAGCGAGTCAGCTTTCTGACAGA GCAACTGGCTTTCTACACTGGTCCTACAT TGGGTGGTCTACTGAACGCAACGTGTGGAAACGCAACTGAATTGATCATCGCGATTCTGGCATTGACCAATCACAAGGTCGCAGTGGTGAAGTACTCGCTTCTAGGTTCGATTTTGTCGAACCTTCTATTGGTTCTCGGGACTTCACTCTTCTGTGGTGGAATTAAAAATCTTCAAAGGGAGCAACGGTTCGACCGG AAACAAGCTGATGTGAACTTCTTCTTACTCCTTATGGGACTGTTGTGTCACTTGCTGCCAATGTTGTTCGGATACGTTGCAACCGGAGAGACTTCAGCTGATTTAATTGCTGACATGTCACTGAACTTGTCACGAGCCAGCAGTATTGTTATGTTGATCAGTTATATCGCGTATCTCGTTTTTCAGCTTTTTACTCACCGCCAATTGTTCGACGCACAAGATCAg GATGATGCGTACAATGACGATGTCACTGAGGAAGAAACCGCAGTGATTGGATTTTGGAGTGGATTTGTGTGGTTGGTTGGGATGACACTAGTCATCGCATTGCTATCAGAGTATGTTGTGGCCACCATTGAG GACGCATCGGAATCATGGGGACTATCAGTGAGTTTCATAAGTATCATATTGCTTCCTATTGTTGGAAACGCAGCTGAACACGCTGGAGCCATCATTTTCGCTTTTAAGAACAAGCTT GATATATCTTTGGGAGTTGCCTTAGGTTCTGCAACTCAGATTGGCTTATTTGTCGTCCCCTTGACCATTATCGTAGCGTGGATTATAGGAATTAACATGGATCTCAATTTCAATCTCCTTGAAACCGGTTCTCTTGCTCTTTCCATTATAATCACAGCCTTCACATTACAG GATGGGACTTCTCACTACATGAAGGGATTGGTTCTATTGCTTTGCTACATCATTATTGCCATTTGTTTCTTCGTTGACAAACTTCCTCAGA AACAACCAAATGTTATTCACTTGGGACATCAAGTGATGAACAATGTTGCCGCTGCTGTCGGTGAAGGAGTTTTCTCATCTTAA